A section of the Phaseolus vulgaris cultivar G19833 chromosome 8, P. vulgaris v2.0, whole genome shotgun sequence genome encodes:
- the LOC137826807 gene encoding E3 ubiquitin-protein ligase CHIP: MPPNVEYLSSVAKQAEQLRVDGNNYFKKERFGASIDAYTEAIALCPDVPVYWTNRALCHLKRNDWTRVEEDSRQAMKLDNNLVKAHYMLGLSLVQRQEFAEGILELKKALDLDRGSHPKGHMVEEIWQELAKAKYLEWEHSYTKRSWELQCLKEACEYALKEKHFLEVPHIEGFVEDDTAHLEQLEALGRVFDKVAENDMPTEVPDYLCCRITLDIFCDPVITPSGLTYEKTVIIDHLEKVGMFDPVTRDPLTPSQLIPNLAIKQAVEAFLDKHGWAYKDILTKSFL, encoded by the exons atgCCTCCAAATGTAGAGTATTTGTCGTCTGTGGCAAAACAAGCGGAGCAGCTTCGAGTGGACGGCAACAACTACTTCAAGAAAGAGCGTTTTGGAGCTTCCATCGACGCTTACACTGAG GCAATTGCACTATGCCCCGATGTTCCGGTGTATTGGACCAACCGCGCTCTCTGCCATCTCAAGCGCAA TGATTGGACCAGAGTTGAGGAAGACTCTCGTCAAGCTATGAAGCTTGACAACAATTTGGTTAAG GCCCACTATATGTTAGGTCTTTCATTGGTACAGAGACAGGAGTTTGCTGAAGGAATCTTAGAATTGAAAAAG GCTTTGGATCTTGATAGAGGTTCCCATCCTAAGGGCCATATGGTAGAGGAAATATGGCAGGAGCTTGCAAAAGCAAAATACCTAGAGTGGGAACATTCATATACTAAGCGATCATGGGAACTACAGTGCTTGAA AGAAGCTTGTGAGTATGCTCTAAAGGAAAAACATTTTCTCGAAGTCCCCCACATAGAAGGATTTGTAGAAGATGATACTGCCCATTTAGAACAATTAGAGGCTTTAGGAAGAGTGTTTGATAAAGTTGCAGAAAATGACATGCCTACCGAG GTGCCAGATTATCTGTGCTGTAGAATCACACTTGATATTTTTTGTGATCCTGTCATTACCCCAAGTGGCCTTACATACGAGAAGACAGTAATCATTGATCATCTTGAGAAG GTGGGTATGTTTGATCCAGTCACTAGAGATCCTCTTACTCCATCACAGCTAATACCAAACCTAGCCATAAAGCAAGCAGTTGAAGCATTCTTGGATAAACATGGGTGGGCATACAAAGATATATTAACAAAAAGCTTTTTGTAG